CAGGCAGGCGCAAACTCGCTTCGCTCAAACAGTGCGCCTGCTTCTCCGACAATACGCCCAGAAGTTCTAATACCTCTCCACAATACGGGTCTCACAATTGCGCACCTTTGTCCGCAGTTTTTTTGCACAAGCTATATTCTAATAGACAAAAAGACGTTTCTAAACGTCTTTTATCCAACCTATAGGTACACAAAAAATTTAGTTTTAATTTAAGTTATTACTCCGGGATAATTCTTCTAGCCGTTATGTACTTTCTCTGATAGTAGCCTTCATTTAAGCTATCATACTTAACATCAGAACCGGGAGAAGATGCATGTATGAATTGATTATCCCCTACATATATGCCTACATGATCAATATATCCGGTCTTAACATTCCCAAAGAATACCAAATCTCCAGGAGCCAAATCTTTTTTATCAACTTTTTTACCGTGTTCTGACTGGTCATGAGCAACCCTATTGATATTAATTCCAAAATGTTTAAACACATATTGTGTAAATCCCGAACAGTCAAACCCCTTTGGAGAAGTTCCACCGTACTTATAGGGAACTCCTAAGAATTTTTTGCTGAAGCCAATAATATCGGCCGCAAGAGAACCGCTGGTACCTCTATCGACTTGTCCACCTGAACGTGAAACTTCCGGATTTCTTATGGAAATGTACGCTCCATGCATCCATCCTTCTACATTATCATTATAGCTTATTTTTATCCATTCATCAGATCGTCCGAGTACCTTAACTTTTTCACCACGGTAAAGTTGTCCCAAAACTTTGCAGGAAGTATTTGGCTGTTCCCTGATGTTAACACAGCTGCCAGTAACCACTCCATAAGCAACTTCCTCAGCAAAGGCTGAAATCGTAATGAAAACAGAAAATACAACCAGCATTACAACAAACATCATCATTCGCTTTAATAAATTCATCGCCATACCCCCGCATCTTTTGTGACAAAATCTTATAACTAAAAGAATTACAATATTGGGTTAATATATTCCAAAACTACATTTTGCAACAAAATATAGTTTTCTAATATATTAAAAAAGTTATTACAAAACTGTTACAAAATTATTATATACTTCTTTCAACATACTGTCAAACTATTTTTAATATTTTCCATAAAAATTTTTTATTTCTATGATAATAGTTCACAGTTCACAGTAGTAAACGATTTAATAGCTTTTACTGTGAACTGTGAACTTATTTGACTTTATCTGCCATGTAAATCATTATCAGTAAATATATACATAAATAAATATATTACATTCATATCTCTTTCTTCATTAAGATGACGTCCTGTTCCTTCCCATTTAATACAATGTGATTATGCATCTTTCTTAAAGGCTCAAATTTATTATTACACCAAAATCGAATTCCTTCACTATTTTCCATAATTACAGAAATATAAATAGTGTTAATGCTATGATAAAGTTTAAAGTAATTAGCAACGATATTCAGGCTTTTCTTCCCATATCCACAGCCCTGATAATCACAATCTATTAAAAAAGAACTAATCCATACAGCATTAGCCTCTTTCTTCTTTAATCTTCCTTTCATTAGACCTATCAAACAATTATTGCGTTTTAGATAGATTCCCGCGAAAAATTCACTCTCACAATAAAGAACTTCCAGATACTTTTCTACAAGGTTTTGCAGGGATATAGGCTTATCAATACCTGTTGCATATTTATATTTCTCTGTCATATTATACCATTTAAGTATCGCGGGTAAATCACTTCTTTTTATGTCTTTTAAGATAATATCCTCACAATCTATATTAAGTGAAAGCATCTTATCACCTTATCATTTAGAAGTATCTATTTAATCTGTTGTGCTAGTTCACCTATACGGAAAGAATATAGTGGAAAGGCTTAGAGCCTGTTAATGCAGCGGAGGAGAAGCCGCATCACCTGCTTGAGCGATTAGCGAGTTTGATGTCTCTATTGGGGACATTCCTCGACGAAGGAGAGGTGTGTCCCCTGACCTTAGCCGCAAATTTACAGGCTCTTAGCCTTGGAACTTCTTAATTCTTAAAGTGTAGGTGAATTAGCACAACGCATTAATTATGTATGATATCTATCGTTTTTAGTAAAACAATGGAATAG
This portion of the Petroclostridium xylanilyticum genome encodes:
- a CDS encoding GNAT family N-acetyltransferase translates to MLSLNIDCEDIILKDIKRSDLPAILKWYNMTEKYKYATGIDKPISLQNLVEKYLEVLYCESEFFAGIYLKRNNCLIGLMKGRLKKKEANAVWISSFLIDCDYQGCGYGKKSLNIVANYFKLYHSINTIYISVIMENSEGIRFWCNNKFEPLRKMHNHIVLNGKEQDVILMKKEI
- a CDS encoding SH3 domain-containing C40 family peptidase, whose product is MNLLKRMMMFVVMLVVFSVFITISAFAEEVAYGVVTGSCVNIREQPNTSCKVLGQLYRGEKVKVLGRSDEWIKISYNDNVEGWMHGAYISIRNPEVSRSGGQVDRGTSGSLAADIIGFSKKFLGVPYKYGGTSPKGFDCSGFTQYVFKHFGININRVAHDQSEHGKKVDKKDLAPGDLVFFGNVKTGYIDHVGIYVGDNQFIHASSPGSDVKYDSLNEGYYQRKYITARRIIPE